In a single window of the Delftia tsuruhatensis genome:
- a CDS encoding GlxA family transcriptional regulator → MPKTFVVELPCLEHSAIGHAAHLVEMLRNANLLADLRLGRRAPRFGWRWVDDQGRSLPQLPYAAEGAATDGPAQALFLSALHRPDIPSIREIVAAHPALVRRVATAFDQGLAVCTQGGAAWFAAASGRCEGRRVALPWYFMGGFGLDFPGIALAEGQPFVDDRPWLSASHPEALAPMAVALTRHAFGDDLAAALAAVLQPDPERERTTHAALRDRRIPATRTSVLAHAIAWLEARVEQPYDLPALADAVSTSPRTLLRHFQQELGHSPLDHLHRLRCARARVLLEITLESVPSVALACGYGDASAFRRVFLRYVGMAPAAYRERHALRAPRRRWRVGAS, encoded by the coding sequence ATGCCCAAGACCTTCGTCGTCGAACTGCCCTGCCTGGAGCACAGCGCCATCGGCCATGCCGCCCACCTGGTCGAGATGCTGCGCAACGCCAACCTGCTGGCGGACCTGCGGCTGGGCCGGCGCGCCCCGCGCTTCGGCTGGCGCTGGGTGGACGACCAGGGACGGTCATTGCCCCAGCTCCCCTACGCGGCCGAAGGTGCCGCCACCGACGGTCCGGCACAGGCGCTGTTCCTGAGCGCGCTGCACCGCCCCGACATTCCCTCCATCCGCGAGATCGTCGCGGCGCATCCCGCCCTGGTGCGGCGCGTCGCCACGGCCTTCGACCAGGGATTGGCCGTCTGCACGCAGGGCGGTGCGGCCTGGTTCGCTGCGGCCAGCGGCCGCTGCGAGGGCCGGCGCGTGGCCCTGCCCTGGTATTTCATGGGTGGCTTCGGCCTGGACTTCCCAGGCATCGCCCTGGCGGAGGGCCAGCCCTTCGTGGACGACAGGCCCTGGCTCAGCGCCTCCCACCCCGAGGCCTTGGCCCCCATGGCCGTGGCGCTCACGCGCCATGCCTTCGGCGACGACCTGGCGGCGGCACTGGCCGCCGTGCTCCAGCCCGATCCAGAGCGCGAACGCACCACCCACGCCGCCCTGCGGGACCGCCGCATTCCCGCCACGCGCACCAGCGTGCTGGCCCATGCCATCGCCTGGCTGGAGGCGCGCGTGGAGCAGCCCTATGACCTGCCTGCCCTGGCCGATGCGGTCTCGACCAGCCCGCGCACGCTGCTGCGCCACTTCCAGCAGGAGCTGGGCCACAGCCCGCTGGACCACCTGCACCGCCTGCGCTGCGCACGCGCACGGGTGCTGCTGGAGATCACGCTGGAGAGCGTGCCCTCCGTGGCGCTGGCCTGCGGATATGGGGATGCCTCGGCGTTTCGGCGGGTGTTCTTGCGGTATGTGGGAATGGCGCCTGCGGCCTATCGGGAAAGGCATGCGTTGAGGGCGCCGAGGAGGCGGTGGAGGGTGGGCGCTTCTTGA
- a CDS encoding tripartite tricarboxylate transporter substrate binding protein produces MPSTSRRGFMQSTAAAAATALAPSAWAQSPWPSKPIRIIVPYTAGGFTDQMARLVQLGLQKALGQPVIVENKPGANSIIGVDQIAKAVPDGHTFGVVIAAYAANTTLYPKLPYNPKKDLVGVSLMGVSPLVAAVAMNAPFKTTAELIAYAKAHPGKVGFGSSGSGSSAHLTTELMKLLTKTDMVHVPYKGAAPALADLMGGQIPLFLDPPPNLIQPAKAGRIRLIGVASDKRLAALPEVPTFVEQGYDGLLGSTWAAMIAPAGLPREIVQRMSAEVSRIIRSAEVSQRLEQVMGTFAEGSTPEECDRFIAAETEKWGRVIREAKVTVD; encoded by the coding sequence ATGCCATCGACATCCCGCCGCGGCTTCATGCAATCGACCGCAGCAGCGGCAGCCACCGCGCTCGCTCCCTCGGCCTGGGCGCAGAGCCCCTGGCCCTCCAAGCCCATCCGCATCATCGTTCCGTATACCGCAGGCGGCTTCACCGACCAGATGGCGCGCCTCGTGCAACTGGGCCTGCAAAAGGCCCTGGGCCAGCCCGTCATCGTGGAGAACAAGCCCGGCGCCAACAGCATCATCGGCGTGGACCAGATCGCCAAGGCCGTGCCCGACGGGCACACCTTCGGCGTGGTCATCGCGGCCTATGCGGCCAACACCACGCTCTACCCCAAGCTGCCCTACAACCCGAAGAAGGACCTGGTCGGCGTATCGCTCATGGGCGTCTCGCCCCTGGTCGCGGCCGTGGCCATGAACGCGCCCTTCAAGACCACGGCGGAGCTGATCGCCTACGCCAAGGCCCACCCCGGCAAGGTGGGCTTCGGCTCCTCGGGCAGCGGCTCCAGCGCCCACCTGACCACCGAGCTGATGAAGCTGCTCACCAAGACCGACATGGTGCACGTCCCCTACAAGGGCGCCGCGCCCGCGCTGGCCGACCTCATGGGTGGCCAGATTCCGCTGTTCCTGGACCCGCCGCCCAACCTGATCCAGCCCGCCAAGGCCGGTCGCATCCGCCTCATCGGCGTGGCCAGCGACAAGCGCCTGGCCGCGCTGCCCGAGGTGCCGACCTTCGTGGAGCAGGGCTACGACGGCCTGCTGGGCAGCACCTGGGCCGCCATGATCGCGCCGGCCGGCTTGCCGCGCGAGATCGTGCAGCGCATGTCCGCCGAGGTGTCGCGGATCATTCGCAGTGCGGAGGTGTCGCAGCGGCTGGAGCAGGTGATGGGGACGTTTGCGGAGGGGTCCACTCCCGAGGAGTGTGATCGGTTCATTGCTGCGGAGACGGAGAAGTGGGGGAGGGTGATTCGGGAGGCGAAGGTGACGGTGGACTAG